A genomic stretch from Achromobacter spanius includes:
- the mreC gene encoding rod shape-determining protein MreC, which produces MQRQGTPPLFRRGPPAEVRLVVLVVLALVLIIMDSQWRMLEPARRTIAVALYPFQRAVMAPRDLVQQVNEWVNAANRIRSENEALQRQRIELAQVASHAAQLAAENAQLRRLLGVTDTVDQSAVVVEVMYEPANAFTQRLVFNKGSKAGLAPGMPVIDEGGVVGQIVRVTPMTAEAALVTDEQVSIPVQLLRNGLRLIAFGGNSPGKMEVRYLAANADIKEGDTIVTSGVGGLFPAGLPVAKVTSVERDTASGFARAVCEPLAHPERYRHFLVLQVDVARAESNRQEVDSGGSD; this is translated from the coding sequence TGGTCGTCCTTGCTTTGGTTTTGATCATCATGGATTCGCAATGGCGCATGCTTGAACCCGCGCGCCGTACGATTGCCGTGGCGCTGTACCCCTTTCAGCGCGCCGTCATGGCGCCGCGCGATCTGGTCCAGCAGGTCAATGAGTGGGTCAACGCGGCCAACCGCATCCGCAGTGAAAACGAAGCCTTGCAGCGCCAGCGCATCGAGCTGGCCCAAGTGGCGTCGCACGCCGCGCAACTGGCCGCCGAAAACGCCCAATTGCGCCGCCTGCTGGGTGTGACCGATACCGTGGACCAGTCGGCCGTGGTGGTCGAGGTCATGTACGAACCCGCCAACGCGTTCACGCAAAGGCTGGTGTTCAACAAGGGCAGCAAGGCCGGATTGGCGCCGGGCATGCCGGTCATCGACGAAGGCGGCGTGGTGGGCCAGATCGTGCGTGTGACGCCGATGACGGCCGAAGCTGCCCTGGTGACCGACGAACAAGTGTCCATTCCCGTGCAATTGCTGCGCAACGGCCTGCGCTTGATTGCCTTCGGCGGCAATTCGCCCGGCAAGATGGAAGTTCGTTACCTTGCCGCCAATGCCGACATCAAGGAAGGCGATACTATCGTCACCAGTGGCGTCGGCGGCCTGTTTCCCGCCGGCCTGCCCGTGGCCAAAGTGACCTCGGTCGAGCGCGACACCGCTTCCGGGTTCGCCCGCGCCGTGTGTGAACCGCTGGCCCACCCCGAACGCTATCGCCACTTCCTGGTACTGCAGGTGGATGTGGCCCGCGCCGAGTCCAACCGTCAGGAGGTCGATTCCGGTGGATCGGACTAA